In a genomic window of Stegostoma tigrinum isolate sSteTig4 chromosome 43, sSteTig4.hap1, whole genome shotgun sequence:
- the LOC125449083 gene encoding gastrula zinc finger protein XlCGF71.1-like, with product MNESHLIAHQVVHTETRPFKCADCEKSFKNAGGLLAHQRFHTEERPFSCTYCGKGFTRSSRLTEHQRVHTGERPFTCSKCGKGFTCLTSLNSHQFVHTDKKPFQCSCCEKCFKSTGDLLQHQRVHTGERPFTCSECGKGFAHSSHLLRHQPVHSGERPFTCAVCGKGFAQSSTLLRHQLVHTDERPFKCPACEKCYKSSRELVSHQRVHTDERPYRCSQCGTGFRRLSQLTAHQRIHSGERPFTCSDCGKGFAQSSNLQKHQRVHK from the coding sequence atgaATGAATCTCACCTTATTGCGCATCAAGTGGTTCACACTGAAACACGACCTTTCAAATGTGCTGATTGTGAGAAGAGCTTTAAGAACGCAGGGGGTCTGTTGGCTCACCAGCGATTTCACACTGAAGAGAGGCCCTTCAGCTGCACTtactgtgggaagggatttactcgGTCTTCCAGGCTAACTGagcaccagcgagttcacactggggagagaccgttcacctgctccaagtgtgggaaggGCTTCACTTGTTTAACCAGCCTAAATTCACACCAATTTGTCCACACCGATAAGAAACCATTTCAGTGTTCTTGCTGTGAGAAATGCTTTAAAAGTACTGGTGATCTGCTTCAgcatcagcgagttcacactggggagcggccattcacctgctcagaatgtgggaaaggattcgCACACTCATCCCACCTACTGAGGCACCAGCCCGTTCACagtggagagaggccattcacctgtgcTGTGTGCGgaaagggatttgctcagtcatctaccctgctgagacaccagttaGTTCACACTGATGAAAGGCCTTTTAAATGTCCAGCCTGCGAGAAGTGCTATAAAAGTTCTCGGGAACTGGtgtcccatcaacgtgttcacactgacgAAAGACCTTaccggtgctcccagtgtgggactgggTTCAGGAGATTGTCTCAACTCACTGCACACCAGAGAattcacagtggggagaggccgttcacttGTTCTGACTGCGgaaagggatttgctcagtcatcTAATCTGCAGaaacatcagcgagttcacaaGTAA